The Oncorhynchus tshawytscha isolate Ot180627B linkage group LG02, Otsh_v2.0, whole genome shotgun sequence genome contains the following window.
aagcaaacATTGTGGGACTTTGTCAACAAagaactaatgaaacaaatagtttttggggggatttttttttttacggtatctttacttttactgaagtatgacaattAGGTCATTTTTTTCCATCATGGTCAGATACAGTAGGCTGATAAACTTGACTGTGTTCATCTAATGACTTCAATCTCACATTTTGTCCATGTCTGTCAGCAGGCTTTGCCCCTCCACCCCATCCCCTGCCTGGGGTCAGCTTCTCCTGGCTCACCTTCAACCCAGCCCTAGGCCACAGGAGCCTGACCTTCATACCCAAAGAGCACAGAGTGGTGACCAAGAGGACGTCCTCCGCATGCCATGACGGCCGCTTTGACATCAGCCAGTGGATGGCGGAGCAGGAGTTCAGCGAAGGCTGCCACTATTGGGATGTAGATACGTCGGCGAGCGTGGGCTGGGCCGTCGGGGTTTCCTACCTCAGCATCGGCCGCAGAGATCAGCTGGGTCGCACAGCCAACTCCTGGTGCCTGGAGTGGAGCAGGAACAAGCTCTGCTACTGGCACGATAACATAGAGGAGTTTATCAAACATGGCTGCCCCAGTATCGTTAGACTTGCTCTGGATGTGACGAATGGGACCTTGTCATTTTATAGCCTGTCTGATAGTCAGACTCTGCTGCATTGTGTGGAGGAGGGATTCACAGAGCCAGTGAGGCCAGTGTTCTGGCTGTTTGGGCTGAAGCTAAACAATGCTCTGTCCTTTCCTCCTTGCGTGTCATAAGGATATGTGAGGATGGGGACAACATAAAGAGTTGTCTGTTTACGAGTgagataaataaaataacatattTAGTAATTAATATATTTAGCACAATATTCCTATTAGAGAGGTCAAAATAAAATGACAATCACCCATATTTTTAATGTTGCTTTTTTATTTCACCCAAAGAGTGAATGGAGTTTTGCGTTGTTATAGTAGCTGTACAATATGGGTCGTAATTTCATGTTCAGGCTAGCTTGCGCGGTCGTAACATTCAAGTTTGTGTGCAGACGAATGACTAATAATATAAATGTCAACCTCAGCAGCTACGCTTTATGTCTGAGAGGTTAACTCTTTCAAAGGACCCGTTTGGTAATATCATTCAGTGCAGGGCATTTACTACGAACGCAACGTCAGTTAGGTTTATGTTGGTGAAGCTCAACTGGGAAAATGTAAACGTAAGCCAGGCCACATAGCGGAACGTGGCTGTATTAAACCACACGAGAATATAAATGATTTCATGAACGCATTTGCAGATTTGGTCTTCAGCAGTGGTGAAGATGCGGAAGGACGTCAGAATATTACTGGTGGGAGAGCGTAAGTGGATTTGTTTTGGTCTACTCCGTAGTTCTGTTTTACTGTCAAGCTCGAACCTGCATGAATGACAGCCAGCTGGAGGAGCGAGTAATGCTGATGAAAGGACTCGGAGGAataacgttatctagctagctgtGTTCCACTAGGTTCATCCAGTTTTATAGCTCACGTTACactaccacatacacacaccatgatGTTAACTACACACTACTCAGCTAGTagtgtaataacatggctatctaGCTAGTATCCTTAACAATTTGATGTTTAGACCCAAGTTACATTGGCTATTTACCATCTGCTGTGAGGTTGACAAACTGCCTGTCCACATTACTTGTTTGTCATATCAATGCATGGTTTGCCTTTATCTAAGCCGTTGATATCTAAgcaatctagaatcggcttcctatttcgcaacaaagcctccttcactcatactgcctaacataccctcataaaactgactatcctaccgatccttgacttcggcaatgtcatttacaaaatagcctccaacactctactcagcaaattggatgcagtctatcacagtgccatccgttttgtcaccaaagccccatatactacccaccacctcgacctgtatgctctcgttggctggccctctacatattcatcgccaaacccactggttccaggtaatctataagtctttgctaggtatggtcaccatagcaacacccacccgtagcacgcgctccagcaggtacagtgccttgcgaaagtattcggcccccttgaactttgcgaccttttgccacatttcaggcttcaaacataaagatataaaactgtatttttttgtgaagaatcaacaacaagtgggacacaatcatgaagtggaatgacatttattggatatttcaaacttttttaacaaatcaaaaactgaaaaattgggcgtgcaaaattattcagcccccttaagttaatactttgtagcgccaccttttgctgcgattacagctgtaagtcgcttggggtatgtctctatcagttttgcacatcgagagactgacattttttcccattcctccttgcaaaacagctcgagc
Protein-coding sequences here:
- the LOC112264237 gene encoding E3 ubiquitin/ISG15 ligase TRIM25 isoform X2, encoding MALLHEELLTDIAKCLTCSICFDIFTDPVTLTCGHSYCMKCLEDYLLGRAKTRKDCPGCRGKIRTGFKLNKNVLLCNIVNVHYEHKRFVSTGEFTKGHEMEVDFKEDKAEECVASHSQQTDINRPSELGSTIQQQQMEAPVVINDTSSEVTDDRCPDVPASHDGRVQELPISPPSNDRHQAEGFAPPPHPLPGVSFSWLTFNPALGHRSLTFIPKEHRVVTKRTSSACHDGRFDISQWMAEQEFSEGCHYWDVDTSASVGWAVGVSYLSIGRRDQLGRTANSWCLEWSRNKLCYWHDNIEEFIKHGCPSIVRLALDVTNGTLSFYSLSDSQTLLHCVEEGFTEPVRPVFWLFGLKLNNALSFPPCVS
- the LOC112264237 gene encoding E3 ubiquitin/ISG15 ligase TRIM25 isoform X1: MALLHEELLTDIAKCLTCSICFDIFTDPVTLTCGHSYCMKCLEDYLLGRAKTRKDCPGCRGKIRTGFKLNKNVLLCNIVNVHYEHKRFVSTGEFTKGHEMEVDFKEDKAEECVASHSQQTDINRPSELGSTIQQQQMEAPVVINDTSSEVTDDRCPDVPASHDGRVQELPISPPSNDRHQAEAGFAPPPHPLPGVSFSWLTFNPALGHRSLTFIPKEHRVVTKRTSSACHDGRFDISQWMAEQEFSEGCHYWDVDTSASVGWAVGVSYLSIGRRDQLGRTANSWCLEWSRNKLCYWHDNIEEFIKHGCPSIVRLALDVTNGTLSFYSLSDSQTLLHCVEEGFTEPVRPVFWLFGLKLNNALSFPPCVS